The following proteins come from a genomic window of Peptoniphilus equinus:
- the pth gene encoding aminoacyl-tRNA hydrolase: MKIIVGLGNPGRNYEDTRHNIGFNVIDALADRLGAKVKKIKFKGLYDEIRVGSERVILLKPQTYMNNSGESVREVMSFYKVAIDELLVIVDDIDIVPYTIKMKAKGSAGTHNGLKSIIYHLQDDHFARLKVGVGNNENHWDLAEYVLSGFPKADGKYIEAAIERACDSAMEFIEHGAESAMNKYNG, encoded by the coding sequence ATGAAAATTATTGTCGGACTGGGAAACCCCGGTCGCAACTATGAAGACACCCGCCACAATATCGGCTTTAATGTTATTGATGCTTTGGCTGACCGTTTAGGCGCCAAGGTGAAAAAGATTAAATTTAAAGGACTCTACGACGAAATTCGTGTGGGAAGTGAGCGGGTGATCCTCTTGAAACCCCAAACCTACATGAACAACAGCGGGGAATCCGTGCGGGAAGTTATGAGTTTTTATAAAGTGGCCATCGATGAGCTTTTGGTGATTGTGGACGACATTGACATCGTGCCGTACACGATCAAGATGAAAGCCAAGGGTTCGGCAGGGACGCACAACGGTCTGAAGTCCATTATCTACCACTTGCAGGATGATCACTTTGCCCGTCTGAAAGTGGGTGTTGGCAACAACGAAAATCACTGGGATTTGGCGGAATATGTGTTAAGCGGATTTCCAAAGGCCGATGGCAAGTATATTGAGGCGGCTATCGAGCGTGCCTGCGACAGTGCAATGGAATTTATTGAACACGGCGCAGAGTCCGCAATGAATAAATACAATGGGTAA
- a CDS encoding ribose-phosphate diphosphokinase, giving the protein MSKSGDIQVFTGNSNIKLVDDICKELGIKRAECEVKTFSDGEIAIDIAETVRGKDVYIVQSTSNPVNNNLMETLILLDALKRASAGRINVVLPYYGYARQDRKTKAREPITAKLVADLLTVAGANRVVAMDLHAGQIQGYFDIPVDHLNAVPTLAEYFEDIVKGEDFVVVSPDLGGVTRTRRFANHLNLPIAIIEKRRPRPNVSEVMNIIGDIQDKNCILIDDIVDTAGTICQAAKALQERGAKKVYGCATHGVLSGPAVERLQNSVMEEFVITDTIAIPEEKQFDKLHVVSVAHLLAEAIRRINANTSVSTMFK; this is encoded by the coding sequence ATGTCAAAATCAGGGGATATTCAAGTTTTCACAGGCAACTCAAACATTAAGTTGGTTGATGATATCTGTAAAGAGCTCGGTATTAAGCGGGCGGAATGTGAAGTTAAAACTTTTTCTGATGGTGAAATTGCCATTGATATTGCCGAAACCGTACGGGGCAAGGATGTCTATATCGTGCAGTCAACATCCAATCCTGTGAACAATAACCTTATGGAGACGTTGATTTTGTTGGATGCATTGAAGCGGGCTTCTGCAGGGCGTATCAACGTGGTCTTGCCATACTATGGCTATGCCCGACAAGACCGTAAAACCAAAGCTCGCGAGCCAATCACTGCCAAACTGGTTGCGGATCTTTTGACCGTGGCAGGGGCAAATCGCGTTGTAGCTATGGACCTTCACGCCGGTCAAATTCAAGGTTACTTCGATATTCCTGTGGATCATTTAAATGCTGTACCGACCCTTGCGGAATATTTTGAAGACATTGTCAAAGGTGAAGACTTTGTCGTGGTATCTCCGGACTTGGGCGGTGTCACTCGTACACGGCGCTTTGCCAACCATTTGAATTTGCCGATTGCCATTATTGAAAAACGTCGTCCGCGTCCCAATGTGTCGGAAGTCATGAATATTATCGGTGACATTCAAGATAAAAATTGTATCTTAATTGATGACATTGTGGACACGGCAGGTACTATCTGCCAAGCAGCCAAGGCGCTTCAGGAACGGGGTGCGAAAAAAGTTTACGGCTGTGCGACGCACGGCGTACTGTCCGGTCCTGCTGTTGAACGGCTTCAAAACAGTGTCATGGAAGAGTTTGTCATCACCGATACGATTGCCATTCCGGAAGAAAAGCAGTTTGACAAACTTCATGTGGTCTCCGTGGCACACCTTCTTGCTGAAGCTATTCGACGGATTAACGCCAATACTTCAGTAAGCACCATGTTTAAATAA
- the glmU gene encoding bifunctional UDP-N-acetylglucosamine diphosphorylase/glucosamine-1-phosphate N-acetyltransferase GlmU, whose product MKSKKPKVIHEILGKPMLGYVIDAARSSHSDRISIVIGHGKELIQERFENAEVTFRNQPIGEGEPYGTGFAVMQALDDFQDDDTVLILTGDTPLITAETLEGLADYHERGHFACTILTADMNNPTGYGRIVRNDAADIMAIVEEKDASAKEKIIREINSGIFAFQGKALREALGHLNTDNASGELYLTDVVEYFSQQGERIGGFKLCNNLEIHGINSRDALAKATEYMQRRVNAHYMKEGVTMIAPDTIVIEDGVVIGRDTVIYPGAILQGQTVIGEDCTIYGNTRIVDSVIGDDVTIDNAFIESSHVGDHTTVGPYAHLRPKSNVGCHVKIGNFVEVKNANFGDGSKAGHLAYIGDADVGENVNVGCGVVFVNYDGKNKYRSTVADGAFIGSNANLVAPVTVEKNGYIAAGSTITSDVKADQLAVERAPRRDVDGWVSRKGLK is encoded by the coding sequence ATGAAATCGAAAAAACCTAAAGTCATCCATGAGATTTTAGGTAAACCCATGCTTGGTTATGTGATTGACGCGGCACGGTCCAGTCATTCCGATCGCATCAGCATTGTTATCGGCCACGGTAAAGAGCTGATTCAAGAACGGTTTGAAAATGCCGAGGTCACTTTTCGCAACCAACCTATAGGGGAAGGGGAACCTTATGGAACCGGCTTCGCAGTGATGCAGGCTCTGGACGATTTCCAAGACGACGATACCGTGCTCATACTTACAGGCGATACACCTCTTATCACTGCCGAGACGCTGGAAGGTTTGGCGGATTACCATGAAAGAGGTCATTTTGCATGCACGATTTTAACGGCAGATATGAACAATCCAACCGGATACGGGCGCATAGTTCGCAACGATGCCGCAGATATCATGGCCATTGTAGAAGAAAAAGATGCATCGGCAAAGGAAAAAATCATCCGTGAGATCAACTCCGGAATTTTTGCGTTTCAGGGCAAAGCCCTTCGTGAAGCTTTGGGTCATTTAAATACGGACAACGCTTCAGGTGAATTGTACTTAACTGATGTGGTGGAGTACTTCTCTCAACAAGGGGAGCGCATTGGCGGATTCAAACTTTGCAACAACCTGGAAATCCACGGCATTAACAGCAGGGACGCCCTTGCTAAGGCCACGGAGTATATGCAGCGCCGGGTGAATGCACATTATATGAAGGAAGGCGTCACGATGATTGCGCCGGATACCATCGTCATTGAAGACGGTGTCGTCATTGGACGGGACACGGTGATTTATCCCGGGGCAATCCTTCAAGGTCAGACTGTGATTGGCGAAGACTGTACCATCTATGGCAATACGCGCATTGTTGATTCTGTCATCGGTGATGACGTGACGATTGACAATGCTTTTATTGAGTCCTCTCATGTGGGAGATCATACAACTGTCGGGCCTTATGCCCATTTGCGTCCGAAGTCCAATGTAGGCTGCCATGTAAAAATCGGCAATTTTGTAGAAGTGAAAAATGCCAATTTCGGCGACGGCTCCAAAGCCGGCCACCTTGCCTATATCGGTGATGCCGACGTGGGAGAAAATGTCAATGTGGGCTGTGGTGTCGTGTTTGTCAATTACGACGGTAAAAACAAATACCGCAGTACGGTGGCAGACGGTGCGTTTATCGGCAGCAATGCCAACCTGGTGGCACCAGTTACTGTAGAAAAAAACGGTTATATCGCTGCAGGCTCTACCATTACCAGCGATGTCAAAGCAGATCAGTTAGCAGTAGAACGAGCTCCACGACGTGATGTTGATGGATGGGTGAGTCGGAAGGGACTCAAGTAG
- a CDS encoding S41 family peptidase — translation MKRFLKLLGIVALLLLTNAATFFVASGGWVTLPRDRFDQIAALENFVRQNHLYDVTDEQLRIGELKGVVASLGDPYSEYYTKEEFEQLLETTTGKFYGIGVVITKGEDNLITVISPVKGSPAYEAGIRSGDKIIKVNGEDYTADQLEEASDVMKGDRGTTVNVTVLRPQTNDTMDLDIARDEIQMDTVLPGTVDGVSYIGISQFDELTADSFKKALGSVSSDGFILDLRGNPGGVVDTAAEIADMLLGQGIIVYAEGRDGKRDFEFNSDAAQYDKPMVVLIDEGSASASELLAGALKDHDRAKLVGTKSFGKGIVQAARRLPNGDGLKLTTSEYFLPNGETIHKKGIEPDVVVERGAEVKGLGIDYYDEDVQLQKAVELLKEEINAQK, via the coding sequence ATGAAACGATTTTTAAAATTATTGGGGATTGTCGCCTTGCTCCTTCTCACCAATGCCGCCACCTTTTTTGTAGCGAGCGGGGGATGGGTCACCTTACCTCGGGATCGGTTTGATCAAATTGCCGCTTTGGAAAATTTTGTCCGTCAAAATCATCTCTATGACGTGACAGATGAACAACTTCGTATCGGCGAGCTGAAGGGAGTTGTGGCAAGTCTTGGTGATCCCTACTCCGAATACTATACTAAAGAGGAATTTGAGCAGCTGTTGGAGACTACCACCGGCAAATTTTACGGTATTGGCGTGGTGATCACCAAGGGTGAAGACAATCTCATCACCGTGATTTCACCGGTAAAGGGTTCACCGGCTTACGAGGCGGGCATCCGTTCCGGGGATAAAATTATCAAAGTCAACGGCGAAGATTATACGGCAGACCAATTAGAAGAAGCCAGTGACGTCATGAAAGGCGACAGGGGGACCACGGTGAACGTGACTGTCCTTCGCCCACAGACCAATGACACGATGGACCTGGATATTGCACGGGACGAAATACAAATGGATACCGTCCTTCCGGGAACGGTGGATGGGGTGAGCTACATCGGTATTTCTCAGTTTGATGAGCTCACAGCTGACAGTTTTAAAAAGGCGCTGGGTAGCGTGAGCAGTGACGGTTTTATTCTGGATCTGAGAGGCAATCCCGGCGGCGTGGTGGACACGGCGGCTGAGATTGCAGATATGCTTTTGGGTCAGGGAATCATCGTCTATGCTGAAGGGCGCGACGGTAAGCGGGACTTTGAATTCAACTCCGATGCGGCACAGTATGACAAGCCGATGGTCGTGCTTATCGACGAGGGTTCCGCCTCCGCTTCCGAACTGCTTGCCGGAGCGTTAAAAGACCACGATCGTGCCAAGCTTGTGGGCACGAAGAGCTTTGGTAAAGGCATTGTTCAAGCGGCACGCCGACTGCCGAACGGCGACGGTTTAAAACTCACCACCTCAGAATACTTTCTGCCGAACGGTGAAACCATCCACAAAAAAGGCATTGAACCGGATGTGGTGGTGGAACGGGGCGCGGAAGTTAAAGGCCTCGGTATCGACTACTACGACGAGGACGTACAACTTCAAAAAGCCGTCGAACTGTTAAAAGAAGAAATAAATGCACAAAAGTAG
- a CDS encoding murein hydrolase activator EnvC family protein: MFKRSFKPITAVCLSTLLLTSGVYASSATLEKQQRQMKQNQQNVQRSIEQNRTRAATVQKDVNAVQSQIIELDKKISSLAGNIYTLELEIDALNKDIAQKELDLAAKQEELKKTQALFEERVRAMYMNGKVDYIEVILNSKNIEDLLMNYKIVSSIADSDKQLVDTISGQIQAIDAMKKSLESNVVKMNSSKRQLEAEQSDLQAASNEKQTYMNALQSDVQAYNQAVTQMEAEWANLDQEILRLQNEITKAKAAERQALEATKRGARANSNLRHIDPSVRQGGSLSWPVPGHFNISSPFGYRIHPVYGYSKFHSGVDIPAPSGTPIIAAKDGVVIMAKSMSGYGNVVMIDHGDIVTVYAHNSVLKVVPGQSVKAGDVISLCGSTGVSTGPHLHFEVRVNGSAVDPLNFI; the protein is encoded by the coding sequence ATGTTTAAACGTTCATTTAAACCCATCACTGCCGTGTGTTTGTCCACACTCTTATTGACGAGCGGTGTGTACGCATCCAGTGCAACATTGGAAAAACAACAGCGGCAAATGAAACAAAACCAACAAAATGTACAGCGCAGCATCGAACAAAACCGGACCCGTGCAGCAACGGTACAAAAAGATGTGAACGCAGTACAAAGTCAGATTATCGAACTGGACAAAAAGATAAGCAGCCTTGCCGGCAATATCTACACCCTGGAGCTGGAAATTGACGCTTTGAACAAAGATATTGCTCAAAAGGAATTGGACCTTGCCGCCAAACAGGAAGAGCTGAAGAAAACCCAGGCTCTCTTTGAAGAACGGGTCCGAGCCATGTATATGAATGGCAAGGTTGACTACATTGAAGTCATCCTGAACTCCAAGAATATTGAAGATCTTTTGATGAATTACAAGATTGTCTCTTCCATCGCCGACAGCGATAAGCAGTTGGTGGATACTATCAGCGGACAGATACAGGCTATTGACGCCATGAAAAAGAGTCTGGAAAGCAACGTCGTGAAGATGAACAGCTCAAAGCGTCAGTTGGAAGCTGAACAATCCGATTTGCAGGCGGCAAGTAATGAAAAGCAGACCTATATGAATGCGCTTCAGTCCGATGTTCAGGCTTATAACCAGGCCGTGACACAAATGGAAGCGGAGTGGGCGAACTTAGATCAGGAAATTCTCCGTCTGCAAAATGAAATTACCAAGGCCAAGGCGGCAGAACGGCAAGCTCTTGAAGCGACGAAGCGAGGCGCTCGCGCAAACAGCAATCTCCGCCACATCGATCCGTCCGTCCGTCAAGGCGGAAGCCTCAGTTGGCCAGTGCCGGGGCATTTTAATATATCCAGTCCTTTTGGGTATCGGATCCATCCTGTCTACGGCTACAGTAAGTTTCACTCCGGAGTGGACATTCCAGCGCCAAGCGGCACACCTATTATAGCGGCTAAAGATGGTGTGGTTATTATGGCGAAAAGCATGAGCGGTTACGGGAATGTGGTTATGATTGATCACGGAGATATTGTCACCGTTTATGCCCACAACTCTGTACTTAAAGTGGTGCCTGGCCAATCGGTCAAAGCCGGAGATGTGATCTCCCTCTGCGGTTCTACCGGTGTCTCAACGGGGCCTCATCTGCACTTTGAGGTCCGAGTTAACGGTTCAGCTGTCGACCCGTTGAACTTTATTTAG
- the ftsX gene encoding permease-like cell division protein FtsX: protein MRWFRQLLNILKDTFKGIFRYFGMSAASVASIGAMLTLFGVVLLLVLNINNAVYSLGQELDKVVIWIQDGSKAEDVNQLIGELSKDSRVRSVQYTSKERAIEKFRDQLADKGYLMDSVSSDVLPASLTVSLNDAKAASDIAEQVQGKPVVERTDYHYELIQKMQDYEKSIKYVGAAVVIVLLFVSVLIIHNTILITVSNRSHEIEIMKYIGATDSYIKSPFLLEGIIFGIIGAVAAFFLVTGVYSYYYGSHNVDFTMLLERGLVEPQIIKRHLLVIFVCIGSGIGFLGSLVSTERHLNV, encoded by the coding sequence ATGAGATGGTTTAGACAGCTTCTGAACATACTCAAGGATACGTTCAAGGGCATTTTTCGCTATTTCGGTATGTCTGCCGCATCCGTGGCATCCATTGGCGCCATGCTCACACTCTTCGGCGTGGTACTGCTCTTGGTTTTAAACATCAATAATGCGGTCTACAGTCTGGGGCAGGAGCTGGATAAAGTTGTCATTTGGATTCAGGACGGCTCGAAGGCTGAGGATGTGAACCAACTTATCGGTGAGCTTTCCAAAGACAGTCGGGTACGCTCCGTGCAGTACACTTCCAAGGAGCGAGCTATCGAGAAGTTTCGGGATCAGTTGGCTGACAAAGGCTATCTGATGGATTCCGTCAGCTCTGACGTCTTGCCTGCATCCTTGACGGTGAGCTTAAATGATGCTAAAGCGGCGAGTGATATTGCCGAGCAGGTCCAGGGCAAACCGGTGGTGGAACGCACGGATTACCATTATGAGCTGATTCAAAAGATGCAAGACTATGAAAAGTCCATTAAGTATGTGGGGGCGGCTGTGGTTATTGTGTTGCTTTTTGTCTCCGTACTTATCATACACAACACGATTCTCATCACGGTGTCGAACCGCAGTCATGAGATTGAAATTATGAAGTACATCGGGGCCACCGATTCCTATATCAAGAGTCCCTTCCTATTAGAAGGGATTATCTTTGGTATTATCGGTGCCGTGGCGGCCTTTTTTCTGGTCACCGGCGTGTACAGTTATTATTACGGAAGCCACAATGTCGACTTTACCATGCTCCTGGAACGAGGTTTGGTGGAGCCGCAGATCATTAAGCGGCATCTGCTTGTGATCTTTGTTTGTATCGGATCCGGCATTGGATTTCTCGGGTCCCTCGTATCGACAGAAAGGCATTTAAATGTTTAA
- the ftsE gene encoding cell division ATP-binding protein FtsE, producing MITFKNVFKEYGNGVMALSNINLTVPRGDFVFLVGSSGAGKSTLVKLLIREESVTRGNIYIHNQDITKLTKTQVPRLRRNISVVFQDFRLLAKRNVYENVVFPLEVQGHSRAYNKEHVEHALELVGLKDKAKSYPSELSGGEGQRVSIARAIVNHAPYLVCDEPTGNLDEHTAMEIMAALENINKAGTTIIMATHAINIVNTMQKRVITLKGGKIESDVERGSYYEMV from the coding sequence ATGATTACCTTTAAAAATGTCTTTAAGGAATACGGCAATGGCGTCATGGCGTTGTCCAATATAAATTTGACCGTCCCTCGTGGCGACTTTGTGTTTTTGGTCGGCTCCAGCGGCGCAGGCAAATCCACTCTGGTGAAGCTGCTCATCCGTGAAGAGTCGGTGACACGAGGCAACATCTACATACACAATCAAGATATCACGAAGCTTACCAAAACCCAAGTCCCTCGACTGCGGCGCAATATCTCCGTGGTGTTTCAGGACTTTCGTCTGCTTGCGAAGCGCAATGTCTATGAGAATGTGGTCTTTCCTTTGGAAGTGCAGGGGCATAGCAGAGCTTATAACAAAGAGCATGTGGAACACGCCCTGGAGTTGGTGGGACTGAAAGATAAAGCTAAATCCTATCCGTCGGAGCTTTCAGGCGGTGAGGGTCAGCGGGTGTCCATTGCTCGTGCCATTGTCAATCATGCACCGTACTTGGTGTGTGACGAACCTACCGGCAACTTGGATGAACATACAGCGATGGAAATTATGGCCGCTTTGGAGAACATCAACAAAGCCGGCACGACGATTATTATGGCGACTCACGCTATCAACATTGTCAACACCATGCAAAAACGTGTAATCACGTTAAAAGGCGGCAAGATTGAAAGCGATGTGGAAAGGGGCTCTTACTATGAGATGGTTTAG
- a CDS encoding 5-formyltetrahydrofolate cyclo-ligase gives MEKSELRKDFLKQREHLDDVAIHETSSRVLEHLIDSEIYEKANHLFTFVSYRKEVDTHSIIKHALKDGKNIYVPVVNRDTFTMGASKLEDFSDLRPNYMGILEPSENKVQLVDPEILDLIITPGLAFSKDGYRIGYGGGFYDKFFATLASHPLRIGIGYPYMLVDTLPHDDYDEKLDLFLSNDGFTQLGGKLCKDISEPL, from the coding sequence ATGGAAAAAAGCGAACTCAGAAAAGACTTTTTAAAACAAAGAGAACACTTGGACGATGTCGCCATTCACGAAACATCATCTCGCGTGTTAGAACATTTAATAGACTCAGAGATTTACGAAAAAGCAAATCATCTATTTACGTTCGTTAGCTATCGTAAAGAAGTGGATACCCATTCGATTATTAAGCATGCTCTAAAAGACGGAAAAAATATTTATGTGCCTGTAGTCAATAGAGATACATTCACCATGGGAGCTTCAAAGCTGGAAGACTTTTCAGACTTGAGACCAAACTATATGGGAATACTCGAACCTTCTGAGAACAAAGTACAACTCGTTGATCCCGAGATTTTGGATCTGATTATCACCCCGGGACTCGCCTTTTCAAAAGACGGCTATCGTATCGGTTATGGCGGTGGATTCTATGACAAGTTTTTTGCAACACTTGCCTCTCACCCTCTGCGTATAGGGATCGGTTATCCCTATATGTTAGTTGATACGCTGCCTCATGATGACTATGACGAGAAACTGGATCTCTTCTTATCCAATGACGGGTTCACCCAATTAGGAGGAAAATTATGCAAAGATATTTCGGAACCGTTGTAA
- a CDS encoding coenzyme F420-0:L-glutamate ligase: protein MQRYFGTVVRGIRTPIVKKGDKLDDIVYDSVIQAVESEDIKLRDKDVVAITESLVARAQGNYVTTDDIATDVKNKYQGDIGMVFPILSRNRFSVLLRGIAKSGRKLHILLSYPSDEVGNHLMDEKELYDKKINPYADVLEEADYRRLFGEEVKHPFTGIDYVTLYKELAPNSEIHFSNDPKAILKYTKDVLVCSIHTRELVKQELKDAGAQTVYALDDIMTESINGSGYNEEFGLLGSNLSDTETVKLFPRDSQSFVEGLQKRFNDYAGKEIEVMVYGDGAFKDPVGKIWELADPVVSPGHTKGLVGQPNELKIKYIADTELKDMSTEDASQAMRERITKKDADLTGRNETLGTTPRRLTDLLGSLCDLTSGSGDKGTPVILIQGYFDNFATE from the coding sequence ATGCAAAGATATTTCGGAACCGTTGTAAGAGGCATTCGCACACCAATTGTTAAAAAAGGCGACAAACTGGACGACATCGTCTATGATTCAGTAATCCAAGCTGTTGAGTCCGAAGACATTAAACTTCGCGACAAAGATGTGGTTGCTATTACCGAATCCCTGGTCGCTCGTGCGCAAGGCAACTATGTCACTACCGATGACATTGCCACAGATGTAAAAAATAAATACCAAGGTGACATTGGGATGGTCTTCCCAATTCTAAGCCGTAACCGTTTTTCCGTACTCCTTCGCGGGATTGCAAAGAGCGGTCGTAAGCTTCACATCTTACTGTCTTATCCGTCTGATGAAGTGGGCAACCACCTGATGGACGAAAAAGAACTCTATGACAAAAAGATCAACCCATATGCCGATGTACTTGAAGAAGCCGACTACCGTCGTCTCTTCGGCGAAGAAGTGAAACACCCTTTCACCGGCATTGACTATGTCACCCTTTACAAAGAGCTGGCTCCAAATTCTGAAATTCACTTTTCAAACGATCCTAAAGCCATCTTGAAGTACACCAAAGACGTCCTCGTCTGCTCCATCCACACCAGAGAACTCGTAAAACAAGAGCTCAAAGATGCCGGTGCGCAAACAGTTTACGCTTTGGACGACATCATGACCGAATCCATTAACGGCAGCGGTTACAATGAAGAGTTCGGACTTTTAGGCTCTAACCTTTCCGACACCGAAACAGTGAAGCTCTTCCCTAGAGATTCTCAAAGCTTTGTTGAAGGTCTTCAAAAACGCTTCAACGACTACGCCGGCAAAGAAATTGAAGTCATGGTCTATGGCGACGGTGCCTTCAAAGATCCGGTAGGTAAAATTTGGGAACTTGCAGACCCTGTAGTGTCCCCTGGTCATACCAAAGGCCTTGTAGGTCAACCGAACGAACTTAAGATTAAATACATTGCCGACACCGAGCTCAAAGATATGAGCACTGAAGATGCATCTCAAGCAATGCGTGAACGTATTACGAAAAAAGATGCCGATCTTACCGGCAGAAACGAAACCCTTGGTACTACCCCTCGTCGTCTGACCGATCTTCTCGGTTCACTTTGCGACTTGACTTCCGGATCCGGAGATAAAGGTACGCCGGTCATCCTTATCCAAGGTTACTTCGATAACTTTGCAACTGAATGA
- a CDS encoding GNAT family N-acetyltransferase: MSGWREDRWGVGVIPNDFHQRKDLALNICALYTEAAHRGRGIAGRLLDMAVNDLKAAGIPEVYLITTDCTRVMDGST; the protein is encoded by the coding sequence GTGTCTGGCTGGCGAGAAGATCGTTGGGGCGTAGGTGTCATCCCCAATGATTTCCATCAAAGAAAAGACCTCGCGCTCAATATCTGTGCACTTTATACCGAGGCGGCACACCGAGGGCGAGGCATTGCAGGACGTCTGCTTGATATGGCGGTGAACGATTTAAAAGCGGCAGGGATCCCTGAGGTCTATCTGATCACGACCGATTGTACGAGGGTTATGGATGGGAGTACTTAG